The following coding sequences lie in one Nitratireductor mangrovi genomic window:
- a CDS encoding two-component system sensor histidine kinase NtrB: MTTATLSPPQVSLAEVVLNTIRHPVIMLDADDRISFANADAEDFFRSSAVMLARNTLGHFVPFGSPLLTLVEQVRERQSPVNEYRVDISSPRLGGDKLVDILVAPVPELPGSVVVMFQERSMADKIDRQMTHRGAARSVTGLAAMLAHEIKNPLSGIRGAAQLLESSASDEDRALTRLITDETDRIVALVDRMEVFSDERPIAREAVNIHVVLDHVKAIARNGFANKVRILEDYDPSLPPVYGNRDQLVQVFLNLVKNAAEAVGPDTGGEITLSTAFRPGIRLAVPGTRDRVSLPLEFCVHDNGPGVPDDILPILFDPFITSKTNGSGLGLALVAKIVGEHGGVIECDSSPRGTTFRILMPAWKESGSRRGDQTPERDDR, encoded by the coding sequence ATGACGACAGCGACGCTTTCCCCGCCGCAGGTGTCGCTGGCCGAGGTAGTGCTGAACACCATCCGCCACCCCGTCATCATGCTCGACGCGGACGACCGCATTTCCTTCGCGAATGCCGACGCCGAGGACTTTTTCCGTTCCAGCGCCGTCATGCTGGCGCGCAACACGCTCGGCCATTTCGTGCCGTTCGGCAGCCCGCTGCTGACACTCGTCGAACAGGTGCGCGAGCGCCAGTCGCCGGTCAACGAATACCGGGTCGATATCTCTTCGCCGCGCCTTGGCGGCGACAAGCTGGTCGATATCCTCGTCGCCCCGGTGCCGGAGCTTCCGGGCTCCGTGGTGGTGATGTTCCAGGAACGCTCGATGGCCGACAAGATCGATCGCCAGATGACGCATCGCGGCGCGGCACGCTCGGTCACGGGGCTGGCGGCGATGCTTGCCCACGAGATCAAGAACCCGCTCTCCGGTATTCGCGGCGCCGCCCAGCTTCTGGAATCGAGTGCATCAGACGAGGATCGGGCGCTGACCCGGCTAATCACCGACGAAACCGACCGCATCGTGGCGCTGGTCGACCGCATGGAGGTCTTCTCGGACGAACGCCCGATCGCCCGCGAGGCCGTCAACATCCATGTCGTGCTCGACCACGTGAAGGCGATCGCCCGCAACGGCTTCGCGAACAAGGTCCGTATCCTCGAGGACTACGATCCGTCGCTGCCGCCGGTCTACGGCAACCGCGACCAGTTGGTCCAGGTGTTCCTCAACCTGGTCAAGAACGCCGCCGAGGCCGTCGGGCCGGATACCGGCGGCGAGATCACCTTGTCGACGGCGTTCAGGCCCGGCATCAGGCTCGCCGTTCCCGGCACCCGCGACCGCGTCTCGTTGCCGCTGGAATTCTGCGTCCACGACAACGGCCCCGGCGTGCCCGACGACATCCTGCCGATCCTGTTCGATCCCTTCATCACCAGCAAGACGAACGGCTCCGGCCTTGGCCTGGCTCTGGTCGCGAAGATCGTCGGCGAGCATGGCGGCGTCATCGAATGCGATTCCTCCCCGCGTGGCACCACGTTCCGCATCCTGATGCCGGCCTGGAAGGAAAGCGGCAGTCGGCGCGGCGACCAAACCCCGGAAAGAGACGATCGATGA